A stretch of Caldanaerobius polysaccharolyticus DSM 13641 DNA encodes these proteins:
- the yabP gene encoding sporulation protein YabP, which translates to MDAPHNVFIEGRQKAKISGVVEVMSFNDDSVNLSTNLGGLAIKGKDLHINKLNLDEGELVIEGTIISLNYTNKENIKGQSRGLLSKMFR; encoded by the coding sequence ATGGATGCGCCTCACAATGTATTCATAGAAGGACGCCAGAAAGCTAAAATAAGCGGGGTTGTGGAAGTTATGAGCTTTAACGACGACAGCGTCAACCTCTCTACAAACCTGGGAGGATTAGCTATAAAAGGCAAGGATTTGCATATAAACAAGCTAAACCTGGACGAAGGGGAGCTTGTGATTGAAGGCACCATAATAAGCCTAAATTATACCAATAAAGAGAATATTAAAGGCCAGAGCAGAGGTTTATTGAGCAAAATGTTTAGGTAA
- a CDS encoding RNA-binding S4 domain-containing protein, translating into MRLDKYLKVSRLIKRRTVAKEACDEGRVLVNGKVAKAGTDVQVGDVIELQLGTRTVKVMVTQVQEHVLKENAGEMYKML; encoded by the coding sequence ATGAGGTTAGATAAATACCTTAAGGTTTCGAGGTTGATAAAGCGCAGGACAGTGGCAAAAGAGGCCTGCGATGAAGGGCGCGTTTTGGTAAATGGAAAAGTAGCGAAGGCCGGAACGGATGTGCAAGTGGGAGATGTGATTGAATTGCAACTGGGCACCAGGACGGTTAAAGTAATGGTAACCCAGGTACAGGAGCATGTGCTAAAAGAAAATGCTGGTGAGATGTATAAGATGTTGTAG
- a CDS encoding HU family DNA-binding protein: MNKADVVSSIAEKSELTKKDAEKALDAFIETVIEALEKGDKIQLVGFGTFEVRERAERKGINPQTKEEIMIPASKAPVFKAGKLLKERVK, translated from the coding sequence GTGAATAAGGCAGATGTAGTTTCAAGCATTGCAGAAAAAAGCGAGCTTACTAAAAAAGACGCTGAGAAAGCATTGGATGCTTTTATAGAGACGGTTATTGAAGCCCTGGAAAAGGGAGACAAAATACAGCTGGTGGGCTTTGGGACCTTTGAGGTCAGAGAAAGAGCTGAGCGCAAGGGTATAAATCCCCAGACAAAAGAGGAGATTATGATACCTGCTTCAAAGGCTCCCGTGTTTAAAGCTGGTAAATTGCTCAAAGAAAGAGTTAAATAA
- the yabN gene encoding bifunctional methyltransferase/pyrophosphohydrolase YabN: MEINVVGLGPGNESFITKQTEEVLKWSDEIYLRTKRHPSAEWLDKNGFKYETFDFLYDSSDSFEQVYIKIADFLIEKVLSGKKVAYAVPGHPLIAEKSVEHLMNLAQKKGINVCIHSAVSFIDAVITAVKYDPVNGLKIIDGLSLGSQMPDRSCGNIITQVYDALVASDIKLKLMKVYDPEQDIMFVRSAGIPKQESVRRIKLFQLDMQKDIDHLTCIYIPPASSSPYDFRDLVGIMERLRGEGGCPWDREQTHESLKQYLIEECYEVIEAINKKDPGKLQEELGDVLFQVVFHSRIAEEEGLFDIGDVINGVCSKMILRHPHIFSGVKVSGTDEVLSNWDEIKKGEKGYTSTTQILKDIPKELPALMRSYKVQHKAAKVGFDWDKVEDAMDKLYEEINELKEVYKSGDREKIVEEMGDVLFACVNVSRFLKVEPEQALTGTIEKFISRFSYIEKKAAEKGKSVQDMSLSEMDALWNEAKSHNLQEDDQK, translated from the coding sequence ATGGAGATTAATGTAGTAGGGTTGGGCCCTGGAAACGAAAGTTTTATTACGAAGCAAACGGAAGAGGTTTTGAAGTGGTCGGACGAAATTTACTTGAGGACTAAAAGGCACCCTTCTGCGGAGTGGTTGGACAAAAACGGGTTTAAGTACGAGACCTTCGATTTTTTGTACGACAGCAGTGATTCCTTTGAGCAAGTGTACATAAAAATTGCTGATTTTCTCATAGAGAAGGTACTGAGTGGTAAAAAAGTGGCTTACGCTGTTCCAGGGCATCCCCTTATAGCTGAGAAATCTGTAGAGCACTTGATGAATTTAGCACAGAAAAAAGGTATAAACGTATGTATACATTCTGCTGTTAGCTTTATAGATGCTGTTATTACAGCTGTAAAGTACGATCCTGTAAACGGCTTGAAGATTATCGATGGTCTCTCTTTGGGGTCGCAGATGCCTGACCGCTCTTGCGGTAATATAATAACACAGGTGTACGATGCGTTGGTGGCTTCAGACATCAAATTAAAACTTATGAAGGTGTATGATCCTGAACAGGACATCATGTTCGTCAGGTCGGCGGGGATACCTAAACAGGAGTCGGTAAGGAGAATTAAATTGTTCCAACTGGATATGCAAAAAGACATTGATCACCTGACGTGCATTTACATACCTCCTGCTTCTTCATCGCCCTATGATTTTAGAGACCTTGTGGGTATAATGGAGAGGTTAAGGGGTGAAGGCGGGTGTCCATGGGACAGGGAACAGACCCATGAGAGTTTAAAACAATACCTCATTGAAGAATGCTATGAGGTTATAGAAGCTATCAACAAAAAAGACCCTGGTAAGCTTCAGGAGGAGCTGGGAGACGTATTGTTTCAGGTGGTCTTTCATTCTAGGATAGCTGAAGAAGAGGGGTTATTTGACATCGGCGATGTTATAAATGGCGTATGCAGCAAAATGATCCTGAGACATCCCCACATCTTTTCTGGCGTGAAAGTCAGCGGTACCGATGAAGTTTTAAGCAATTGGGATGAAATAAAAAAAGGGGAAAAAGGGTATACTTCAACTACTCAGATATTGAAAGATATACCTAAGGAGCTGCCGGCGCTTATGAGAAGCTATAAAGTGCAACACAAGGCGGCTAAAGTAGGTTTTGATTGGGATAAGGTAGAAGATGCGATGGACAAGCTCTATGAGGAGATAAACGAGTTAAAGGAGGTATATAAATCAGGAGACAGGGAAAAAATTGTAGAAGAAATGGGCGATGTGCTGTTTGCGTGTGTAAATGTGTCTAGGTTTTTAAAAGTAGAACCAGAACAGGCTCTCACTGGCACTATAGAAAAGTTTATAAGCAGGTTTAGCTATATAGAAAAGAAAGCGGCAGAGAAGGGAAAATCTGTACAGGACATGAGTTTATCGGAGATGGATGCTCTATGGAACGAAGCAAAATCGCATAATTTGCAAGAGGATGATCAAAAATAG
- the rsmA gene encoding 16S rRNA (adenine(1518)-N(6)/adenine(1519)-N(6))-dimethyltransferase RsmA, producing the protein MAKIKPQKRLGQNFLIDDAIANAIVREADVKGRDVLEIGPGTGALTFKLADVAKRLVAVELDRRLYNRLKERMEQRENVVLVWGNIMNVNLDDFFEGQFAVVANLPYYITTPIIMRLMEFRAKIDKVVVMVQKEVGRRIVAVPGSKDYGALSIAVQYNAIPELVLEVPRECFKPQPAVDSVVVRMRMREKPLVDVNEENFFKVVRAAFSSRRKTLLNALYGNIAGDKNVLRKVIVECGIDPGARAETLSLYQFACLSNKLEQLLF; encoded by the coding sequence ATGGCGAAAATAAAGCCACAAAAGAGATTAGGACAAAACTTTCTCATAGATGATGCTATCGCTAACGCTATTGTGAGAGAAGCTGATGTAAAAGGTCGGGATGTCCTGGAGATTGGACCGGGAACTGGTGCTCTCACTTTTAAGCTTGCTGACGTTGCAAAAAGGTTGGTAGCTGTAGAATTAGACCGTCGATTGTACAACCGATTAAAAGAGCGGATGGAACAAAGGGAAAATGTGGTGTTGGTTTGGGGAAACATAATGAATGTCAATCTAGATGATTTTTTTGAAGGGCAGTTTGCGGTGGTAGCCAATCTACCTTACTATATCACCACGCCTATAATCATGCGCCTAATGGAATTTCGGGCTAAAATCGACAAGGTAGTAGTCATGGTCCAAAAAGAAGTAGGCAGGAGAATCGTAGCGGTGCCGGGAAGTAAAGATTATGGCGCGCTTTCCATCGCTGTTCAATACAACGCCATTCCCGAGTTGGTACTGGAGGTTCCCAGGGAATGCTTTAAGCCCCAACCAGCGGTGGACTCTGTGGTGGTGAGAATGCGCATGAGAGAAAAGCCCCTTGTGGATGTAAATGAAGAGAATTTTTTTAAGGTGGTCAGAGCCGCTTTTTCCAGCAGGAGAAAGACGCTATTAAACGCCTTGTACGGAAATATCGCAGGCGACAAAAATGTATTGCGAAAGGTTATTGTGGAGTGCGGTATAGATCCAGGGGCAAGAGCAGAAACCCTCAGCCTGTATCAGTTTGCCTGTCTGTCTAACAAGCTTGAACAGCTCCTGTTCTAA
- the rnmV gene encoding ribonuclease M5 — protein sequence MLKEVIVVEGRDDLSAVKRAVDTDVIVTGGFRLSKETIQLIRTAQKKRGVIVLTDPDHAGEMIRKKISSLVKGVRHAFIPRDEATLNGDIGVENASPESIIKALERARVRRVDRKEVFTMEDMIDAGLVGNHCAAVRRAKVGCILGIGYANASQFLKRLNMYDISREEFMKALDHIN from the coding sequence ATGTTAAAAGAAGTGATTGTAGTAGAGGGAAGAGATGATTTAAGCGCTGTTAAAAGAGCAGTGGATACAGATGTTATTGTTACCGGAGGCTTCAGGCTGAGTAAAGAGACAATTCAGCTGATACGGACAGCTCAAAAAAAAAGAGGGGTAATCGTATTGACAGACCCCGATCACGCCGGCGAGATGATCAGGAAAAAGATATCGTCGCTGGTAAAAGGCGTAAGACATGCCTTTATACCCAGAGACGAAGCGACTTTAAATGGCGACATAGGGGTAGAAAATGCCTCACCTGAGAGCATTATTAAGGCGCTAGAAAGAGCGAGGGTTCGGAGGGTAGATAGGAAGGAAGTATTTACAATGGAAGATATGATAGACGCAGGGCTTGTAGGTAATCATTGTGCTGCTGTGAGGCGGGCAAAGGTCGGATGCATTTTGGGCATAGGTTATGCCAACGCCAGCCAATTTTTAAAGAGGTTAAATATGTACGACATATCAAGAGAAGAATTTATGAAGGCATTGGACCACATTAATTGA
- a CDS encoding 3D domain-containing protein: MVVKKRWYLFVTAIAIALVWMPFLFRARVRENSGWKKLLFKNAVVYNIPRNQLARINQRLFGNPDLQLKWVNIQIGNKKIKTSTDKKFVADIIKQAGIKIGNKDEVKPSLWEIVKSGETIRIYRVDERIVTEVKDVPFDVKKSYTTRLEVGKSKVIQEGQQGKKQLKYKVILKDGKEIARTLLEEKVIKAPISKVIAVGTIGMITTSRGETIRYSRVMTMEATAYSCSYSDTGKSPGDRGYGITALGIKARPGVAAVDPSVIPLGTRLYVEGYGYALAADTGSAIVGNKIDLYFTEPEKAQRYGRRLVKVYILK; encoded by the coding sequence GTGGTAGTGAAAAAGAGGTGGTACCTCTTTGTAACTGCTATAGCTATTGCATTGGTTTGGATGCCTTTTTTATTTAGAGCGCGTGTCAGGGAAAATAGCGGATGGAAAAAGCTATTGTTTAAAAATGCTGTTGTATATAATATCCCCCGAAATCAGCTGGCCAGGATAAATCAAAGGCTTTTTGGCAACCCTGACTTACAGCTTAAGTGGGTAAACATACAGATTGGTAACAAAAAAATAAAGACATCAACTGATAAAAAATTTGTGGCAGACATAATAAAACAGGCTGGGATAAAGATTGGGAATAAGGATGAAGTCAAACCCTCTTTATGGGAAATCGTTAAATCAGGTGAAACCATAAGGATATACAGGGTTGATGAACGCATTGTTACTGAGGTAAAAGATGTTCCTTTTGATGTGAAAAAGAGTTATACGACTAGGTTGGAAGTAGGTAAATCAAAGGTTATTCAGGAAGGGCAACAGGGCAAAAAACAATTAAAGTACAAGGTGATATTGAAGGACGGTAAAGAAATAGCTCGTACTTTGCTGGAAGAAAAAGTGATTAAAGCTCCCATAAGCAAAGTGATAGCTGTGGGCACTATAGGGATGATTACAACTTCCAGAGGTGAGACGATTAGGTACTCAAGGGTTATGACCATGGAAGCTACAGCGTACAGTTGCAGTTATAGCGATACAGGTAAATCCCCAGGAGATAGAGGCTATGGTATAACGGCTTTAGGGATAAAGGCAAGGCCTGGGGTTGCGGCGGTAGATCCTTCTGTTATACCTTTGGGGACCAGGTTGTACGTCGAAGGATATGGCTATGCGTTAGCTGCCGACACAGGGAGCGCTATAGTAGGTAATAAAATAGACCTATATTTTACTGAGCCTGAAAAGGCACAACGCTATGGTCGCCGGCTGGTAAAGGTGTATATCCTGAAATAA
- a CDS encoding chromate transporter: MAILIKLLLSFIKIGAFSFGGGYAVLAVMQKEIVSVNHWISGKEFIDVVAISQITPGPIAINSATYVGYALKGILGSALATVGVILPSFIIILIIARYFTRFSYKPAVQWMFKGIRPASIGLIAAAALSMARGAFTDVYSWLIFLLAFVLTYRDFDPILLTLICGLLGVILYYTPLHGLLGL, from the coding sequence ATGGCGATACTGATTAAATTGTTGCTTTCCTTCATAAAGATAGGGGCATTTAGCTTTGGAGGAGGATATGCTGTTCTGGCTGTTATGCAGAAAGAGATAGTGAGCGTAAACCATTGGATTTCCGGTAAAGAATTTATTGATGTGGTAGCCATATCTCAAATAACACCAGGGCCTATAGCTATAAATTCTGCTACATACGTAGGATACGCTTTAAAGGGTATTTTAGGCTCGGCACTGGCCACTGTAGGGGTGATCTTGCCTTCGTTTATAATCATTTTAATCATAGCCAGATATTTTACGCGGTTTTCTTATAAACCTGCAGTACAGTGGATGTTTAAAGGGATAAGGCCTGCCAGTATAGGGCTTATAGCAGCTGCAGCGCTATCGATGGCCAGGGGTGCTTTTACAGATGTGTACAGCTGGCTTATATTCTTGCTGGCTTTTGTGCTGACGTACAGAGATTTTGACCCTATTTTGCTTACGCTGATATGTGGGCTATTGGGCGTTATACTTTATTATACACCTCTTCATGGCTTATTGGGGCTGTAA
- a CDS encoding chromate transporter, which yields MRLMWEMFLAFFKIGAFTLGGGYAMVPLMKKEITEKRKWLNDEEFLDILAVAQSAPGPISINTSIYVGYKLGGYIGSIIATLGSSLPSFITILLVAMFFRSVKSNPLIEAIFKGIRPAVAAMIAASVVTLLKSTKIRGASLLVTILAAVAVAFLNLHPILVIILSALGGISAMVILGGEEHGDTD from the coding sequence ATGAGGCTTATGTGGGAGATGTTTCTGGCCTTTTTTAAAATTGGGGCGTTTACCTTGGGCGGGGGATACGCTATGGTACCTCTTATGAAAAAGGAGATCACTGAAAAGCGCAAATGGCTTAACGACGAGGAATTTTTGGACATATTAGCAGTGGCCCAATCTGCCCCTGGACCTATTTCAATAAACACGTCCATATACGTGGGATACAAGTTGGGCGGGTACATAGGTTCTATCATAGCTACCTTGGGGTCCTCCCTTCCTTCTTTTATTACCATTTTGCTGGTGGCCATGTTTTTTAGGTCTGTGAAAAGTAACCCTCTAATAGAGGCCATATTTAAAGGTATAAGACCTGCTGTGGCGGCTATGATAGCTGCCTCTGTGGTAACCCTGCTTAAATCCACTAAAATTAGAGGTGCTTCGCTGCTTGTCACGATACTGGCGGCTGTAGCAGTTGCTTTTTTGAACCTGCATCCTATCCTCGTCATAATTTTGTCCGCTTTGGGTGGGATATCGGCAATGGTGATTTTAGGAGGAGAAGAGCATGGCGATACTGATTAA
- the prmC gene encoding peptide chain release factor N(5)-glutamine methyltransferase produces the protein MRERQWNVRDAILWGAKSLKKAGVQTSRLDAELIMSYALKCERSHLIAARDRTLSPDEIESYAQLIKKRIKGIPVAYITGVKEFMGMDFAVNPSVLIPRPDTEVLVESVIDEIKKIKAPWVLDIGTGCGCIGISIARFVPDSVVCAVDVSAPALEIAAFNARKLSVDARVFFYLGDLYSALPKEFAHKFDAIVSNPPYIPSRSIKDLPLDVRSEPVLALDGGEDGLDFYRRIISGAPLYLKKEGILAFEVGYNQAREVASMMSWYSVYTVKDLSGIERVVVGRRVR, from the coding sequence ATGAGGGAAAGACAGTGGAATGTCCGTGATGCTATTCTATGGGGAGCCAAGTCACTGAAAAAAGCCGGTGTCCAGACGTCTCGCCTGGATGCCGAGCTTATTATGTCTTACGCATTAAAATGCGAAAGATCCCACCTTATAGCAGCGCGGGATAGAACGCTGAGCCCGGATGAAATTGAAAGCTATGCGCAGCTTATAAAAAAACGGATAAAGGGGATTCCCGTCGCTTACATAACAGGCGTAAAAGAGTTTATGGGTATGGATTTTGCCGTTAACCCCAGCGTGTTGATACCGAGGCCTGACACAGAGGTACTGGTAGAGTCTGTAATAGATGAAATCAAGAAGATAAAGGCTCCCTGGGTGCTGGATATAGGCACAGGCTGTGGTTGTATCGGTATAAGCATTGCGCGCTTTGTCCCTGACAGCGTTGTTTGCGCAGTGGATGTATCAGCGCCAGCATTGGAAATTGCTGCGTTTAATGCTAGAAAACTTAGCGTCGATGCAAGGGTGTTTTTTTATTTAGGGGACCTGTATAGCGCTTTGCCAAAGGAATTTGCCCATAAATTTGATGCTATTGTATCCAATCCCCCTTATATCCCATCCCGTAGTATAAAGGATTTGCCTTTAGACGTAAGGAGCGAACCGGTATTGGCGCTGGATGGAGGGGAGGATGGGCTTGATTTCTACAGGAGAATAATCTCAGGAGCTCCTTTGTACCTTAAAAAAGAGGGGATATTAGCCTTTGAAGTGGGATATAATCAAGCCCGAGAGGTAGCATCCATGATGTCTTGGTATTCGGTGTACACGGTAAAGGATTTGTCGGGCATTGAAAGAGTAGTTGTTGGGAGGCGAGTGCGCTAA
- a CDS encoding DUF1385 domain-containing protein → MMRGKNGYAVAVRKQDGSISIFKQPSLPITKRAPILNVPFLRGTFVLFDSLYVGIKALMYSADVVEENNDGPKEKSLKDSIMMMASLFLSMVFAVLLFFILPTYVSSFLKVIVPSSAGLNVMEGVLRVVIFLIYLSLISMMRDIQRVFQYHGAEHKVIHCLEHGEELTVENARKYSTLHPRCGTNFLFVVMIVSIIVFSVFQWPSLQARIVLRIVLLPVVAGISYEFIKLAGRSDNRIVKWLTALGLYLQKFTTREPDDSQLEVAICSLKGVLDEGKTVECP, encoded by the coding sequence ATGATGAGGGGCAAAAATGGGTATGCCGTGGCTGTCAGAAAACAGGATGGCAGCATAAGTATTTTTAAACAGCCGTCTTTGCCTATTACTAAAAGGGCCCCTATTTTAAATGTGCCTTTTTTGAGGGGTACTTTCGTTTTATTTGATTCTCTTTACGTCGGCATTAAAGCGCTGATGTACTCGGCTGATGTGGTTGAGGAAAATAATGATGGACCGAAAGAAAAATCTTTAAAAGATTCGATTATGATGATGGCATCGTTGTTCCTGTCAATGGTCTTTGCCGTGCTTTTGTTTTTTATATTGCCCACTTATGTGAGCTCGTTTTTAAAGGTTATTGTCCCATCGTCTGCAGGTTTAAATGTAATGGAAGGCGTTTTACGAGTTGTAATATTCCTTATTTATCTTTCGCTAATCTCCATGATGAGAGACATCCAGAGGGTATTTCAGTACCATGGAGCTGAGCACAAGGTCATACATTGCCTGGAACACGGTGAAGAGCTGACTGTGGAAAATGCCAGAAAGTACTCTACATTGCATCCCAGGTGTGGTACTAATTTTTTGTTTGTGGTAATGATAGTGAGTATAATCGTCTTTTCGGTTTTCCAATGGCCTTCTCTCCAGGCGAGGATCGTGCTCAGGATAGTTTTGCTGCCTGTAGTAGCAGGTATTTCTTACGAATTTATCAAGCTGGCTGGCAGAAGCGATAACAGGATTGTAAAATGGCTGACGGCGCTAGGACTTTACTTGCAGAAGTTTACCACGAGGGAACCCGATGACTCCCAGCTTGAAGTAGCTATTTGTTCTCTAAAGGGTGTTTTGGATGAGGGAAAGACAGTGGAATGTCCGTGA
- the rpmE gene encoding 50S ribosomal protein L31 — protein MKKGIHPTYYHDAIVKCACGNTFVTGSTKKEIHVEICSKCHPFFTGQQKFVDTGGRVERFTKKYGWGEKK, from the coding sequence ATGAAAAAAGGTATACATCCAACGTATTACCATGATGCCATTGTCAAGTGCGCGTGTGGAAATACGTTTGTTACCGGATCTACAAAAAAGGAGATCCACGTGGAGATCTGTTCAAAGTGCCATCCTTTCTTTACAGGGCAGCAGAAATTTGTAGATACCGGTGGCCGTGTGGAGCGGTTTACAAAGAAATACGGTTGGGGCGAAAAAAAATAA
- the rho gene encoding transcription termination factor Rho, with the protein MEVFYLQIPNLDEMGIFELRDFAKSMGLKGFTKYRKKELIDFIKSHLESVKGSEEDRKEEEEKEQALQQPDQPDIQENKPVEDQKEEEMAIPKLEDEMEEELDTGVEERVIDEDELKKKRFKSISEEKQEVLSVIDKKDIDEENKKEIKRIVTQLEDETILNMIETQGEAIGEGVLDIMPDGYGFLRAENYVQGDKDIYISQSQIRRFGLKVGDWVKGIIRLPKENEKYGAVIYVQSVNGDRPDAIRNRIPFENLTPIFPKKRLKLETSPIDLSTRLVDLIAPIGKGQRGLIVAPPKAGKTTLLKKIANSISINHPEVHLIVLLIDERPEEVTDMQRSINGEVVYSTFDELPEHHTEVAEMVLERAKRMVEQKKDVVILLDSITRLARAYNLTTPPSGRTLSGGLDPAALHPPKRFFGAARNIEEGGSLTILATALIETGSRMDDVIFEEFKGTGNMELHLDRKLSERRIFPAIDIYKSGTRREELLLSSRELEATWLIRKAMATTPPAEIMELLINRLMKTKDNSEFIEGIKSAIV; encoded by the coding sequence ATGGAGGTGTTTTATTTGCAAATACCAAATTTGGATGAAATGGGTATATTTGAGCTAAGAGATTTTGCAAAAAGCATGGGTCTAAAAGGTTTTACAAAGTACAGAAAAAAAGAACTGATCGATTTTATTAAAAGCCATCTGGAAAGCGTGAAAGGCTCAGAGGAAGATCGCAAGGAGGAAGAGGAAAAAGAGCAGGCGTTACAACAGCCGGATCAACCTGATATCCAGGAAAACAAGCCTGTTGAAGACCAAAAGGAAGAGGAGATGGCAATTCCTAAGTTAGAAGATGAAATGGAAGAAGAACTGGATACAGGGGTTGAAGAGAGGGTAATAGATGAAGATGAGTTAAAAAAGAAGCGGTTTAAAAGCATCAGCGAGGAAAAGCAGGAAGTCCTTTCGGTTATAGATAAAAAGGATATCGATGAGGAAAACAAAAAAGAAATCAAGAGGATTGTAACACAACTGGAAGATGAGACTATTCTCAACATGATTGAAACCCAAGGGGAAGCTATCGGAGAAGGCGTACTGGACATAATGCCCGACGGCTACGGGTTTTTAAGAGCTGAGAATTACGTTCAGGGAGATAAAGACATCTACATTTCCCAATCTCAAATTCGCCGTTTTGGCTTAAAAGTAGGGGATTGGGTAAAAGGAATCATAAGGCTGCCTAAGGAGAATGAAAAGTACGGCGCGGTAATATACGTTCAGTCGGTAAACGGAGACAGGCCTGATGCCATAAGAAATAGAATTCCCTTTGAAAATCTAACGCCTATTTTCCCTAAAAAAAGGCTAAAACTGGAGACGTCACCTATCGATTTGTCCACCAGGCTGGTGGATCTCATTGCCCCTATTGGAAAAGGGCAAAGGGGTCTCATTGTGGCTCCTCCTAAAGCGGGCAAAACAACTCTTTTGAAAAAAATAGCTAATAGCATATCGATAAATCATCCTGAAGTGCACCTGATAGTTTTATTAATTGACGAGAGACCTGAAGAGGTCACTGATATGCAGAGGTCTATTAACGGTGAAGTGGTGTATTCCACCTTTGATGAGCTTCCGGAGCATCACACAGAGGTTGCTGAGATGGTACTGGAGAGGGCCAAGAGGATGGTGGAGCAAAAAAAGGATGTGGTGATATTGCTGGATAGCATCACGAGGCTGGCCAGAGCGTATAACCTTACTACTCCGCCTTCTGGTAGAACACTCTCAGGGGGACTGGATCCCGCTGCATTGCATCCGCCTAAGAGGTTTTTCGGCGCCGCGCGAAACATCGAAGAAGGAGGCAGTTTGACGATACTGGCTACTGCTCTCATTGAAACAGGTAGCAGAATGGATGACGTCATATTTGAAGAATTTAAAGGCACAGGCAATATGGAGCTTCACCTGGATAGAAAGCTTTCAGAGCGAAGGATATTCCCTGCTATTGATATATACAAATCAGGTACCAGGCGGGAAGAGCTGCTTCTTTCCAGCCGCGAGTTAGAAGCCACGTGGCTTATAAGGAAAGCCATGGCTACGACGCCGCCGGCGGAGATTATGGAGCTCCTCATAAACAGGCTCATGAAGACAAAGGACAACAGCGAATTTATAGAGGGGATTAAAAGCGCCATTGTTTGA
- the hypE gene encoding hydrogenase expression/formation protein HypE translates to MGRIELKHGGGGRSSQDILKLFLKYFDNDILRGLEDASILNANGEIAFTTDSFVVKPLFFPGGDIGKLSICGTVNDLSSRGAIPEYISTSFIIEEGFEIEDLEKIVKSMAETAKEVGVKIVTGDTKVVERGKADGLYINTSGIGVVKIKGISAHNVKPGDKVIVTGTLGEHGISVLAKREGLNLNVDVVSDCAPLNRVVEKLFPLGSEIHAMRDPTRGGLAAVLNEIAVSSHVDIRIYESEIPVKEEVVNACEILGLDVLTLANEGKLVIFASPTVADDVVAILKSDPLFGDCNIIGEVYQGKGIVTMKTVYGTERFVDMPAGEILPRIC, encoded by the coding sequence ATGGGAAGGATAGAATTAAAGCATGGTGGCGGTGGCAGGTCTTCGCAGGATATTTTAAAGTTGTTTTTAAAGTATTTTGATAACGACATTTTAAGGGGTTTGGAAGATGCGTCTATTCTAAACGCAAATGGGGAAATTGCATTTACTACAGATTCCTTTGTAGTAAAACCCCTGTTTTTCCCTGGTGGAGATATTGGCAAATTGTCTATATGCGGAACTGTTAATGACCTTTCTTCAAGAGGTGCAATTCCTGAATATATTTCTACGTCATTTATAATTGAAGAAGGATTTGAAATTGAGGATCTGGAAAAGATAGTTAAGTCCATGGCTGAAACGGCTAAAGAAGTGGGGGTAAAAATAGTTACAGGTGATACTAAAGTCGTTGAGAGAGGAAAGGCCGATGGCTTATACATCAATACGTCTGGAATAGGCGTGGTTAAAATAAAGGGAATTTCAGCTCATAATGTCAAGCCTGGCGATAAGGTTATTGTGACAGGGACTCTAGGCGAGCACGGCATATCGGTGCTGGCAAAGCGAGAAGGGCTTAACCTGAATGTGGACGTGGTAAGCGATTGTGCTCCTTTGAACAGGGTAGTAGAAAAGCTATTTCCGTTGGGAAGCGAGATACACGCCATGAGAGATCCCACGAGAGGTGGGTTGGCAGCAGTTTTAAACGAAATTGCTGTATCCAGTCATGTGGATATAAGGATTTACGAAAGCGAAATACCCGTAAAAGAAGAGGTGGTAAACGCTTGCGAGATATTAGGACTGGACGTGCTGACTCTGGCTAATGAGGGAAAACTCGTTATATTTGCGTCTCCGACAGTGGCGGATGATGTGGTGGCCATTTTAAAATCAGACCCCTTGTTCGGAGATTGCAATATAATAGGCGAAGTCTACCAGGGAAAGGGCATTGTCACGATGAAAACCGTGTACGGCACAGAGAGATTCGTAGATATGCCTGCAGGAGAAATTTTACCGAGGATATGTTAA